A genomic window from Gossypium hirsutum isolate 1008001.06 chromosome D12, Gossypium_hirsutum_v2.1, whole genome shotgun sequence includes:
- the LOC107946169 gene encoding transcription factor bHLH162, whose protein sequence is MEYLTHNLGGNKGMKRSRCSSAKVERKIIEKNRRNHMKNLYSMLNSLLPHQNSKEPLSLPDQVDEAVKYIKRLQTKLKESRERKESLMGRTRSYRCTHSNDSTKPAEIRINEKGSAMEVALMTGPSSQYMFYEMIRIFHEDGAHVLSANFWVVGNTIFHIVHAEIGEFGVAKIIKEKLNKFVNEDRCREEELEQELYWDYEIPPETWNLHVM, encoded by the exons ATGGAATACTTGACTCATAATTTGGGTGGGAATAAGGGAATGAAAAGGTCTCGTTGTTCTTCAGCTAAGGTTGAGAGGAAGATCATTGAGAAAAACAGGAGAAATCATATGAAGAATTTGTACTCCATGCTCAATTCTCTACTCCCCCATCAAAATTCCAag GAGCCATTGTCACTACCTGATCAAGTAGATGAAGCTGTGAAATACATAAAGAGGCTGCAAACAAAGTTGAAGGAATCTAGGGAGAGAAAGGAAAGCCTAATGGGAAGAACGAGATCCTACAGATGCACCCACAGTAATGATAGTACTAAACCTGCTGAAATTAGGATTAACGAAAAGGGTTCAGCTATGGAGGTGGCTTTGATGACAGGGCCCAGCAGTCAGTACATGTTTTATGAGATGATCCGCATATTTCATGAAGATGGAGCTCATGTACTGAGCGCCAATTTCTGGGTTGTTGGGAATACAATTTTCCACATTGTTCATGCTGAG ATTGGAGAATTTGGTGTAGCGAAAATAATAAAGGAGAAATTGAACAAGTTTGTGAATGAAGACAGGTGCAGGGAAGAGGAACTTGAACAAGAGCTATATTGGGACTACGAAATCCCTCCCGAAACGTGGAATCTCCATGTCATGTGA
- the LOC107946174 gene encoding ADP,ATP carrier protein 3, mitochondrial, with amino-acid sequence MADGSKRPSVFHKMHGQSYFISRLTPSLPAQNYNMTGAYTNGGIHVALQPSRHSTGLAYMPTVSPIFVQAPSEKGFTGFMVDFLMGGVSAAVSKTAAAPIERVKLLIQNQDEMIKAGRLSEPYKGITDCFARTIKDEGVIALWRGNTANVLRYFPTQALNFAFKDYFKRMFNFKKDRDGYWKWFAGNLASGGAAGASSLLFVYSLDYARTRLANDNKAAKKGGQRQFNGLVDVYRKTIQSDGIAGLYRGFNISCVGIIVYRGLYFGMYDSLKPVVLVGGLQDSFLASFLLGWGITIGAGLASYPIDTVRRRMMMTSGEAVKYKSSMAAFSQIIKNEGAKSLFKGAGANILRAVAGAGVLAGYDKLQVLFLGKKYGSGGG; translated from the exons ATGGCAGATGGATCAAAGCGTCCATCAGTGTTCCATAAAATGCATGGGCAGTCCTATTTCATTTCCAGGCTTACGCCTAGCTTGCCTGCTCAGAATTATAACATGACTGGTGCCTATACCAATGGAGGAATTCATGTTGCTTTACAGCCATCACGTCATTCCACTGGGTTGGCATATATGCCCACTGTTTCTCCCATATTTGTACAAGCTCCATCAGAGAAAGGTTTTACTGGTTTTATGGTGGATTTCCTCATGGGAGGAGTGTCTGCAGCTGTTTCCAAGACAGCTGCTGCTCCGATTGAGCGGGTAAAACTTTTGATCCAAAATCAGGATGAAATGATCAAAGCTGGGCGGTTGTCTGAACCATACAAGGGAATTACTGACTGCTTTGCCAGGActattaaggatgaaggtgtcaTTGCTCTTTGGAGAGGCAACACTGCCAATGTTCTCAGATACTTCCCCACACAG GCTTTGAACTTTGCCTTCAAGGATTATTTCAAGAGGATGTTCAACTTCAAGAAGGACAGAGATGGCTACTGGAAATGGTTTGCAGGGAACTTGGCATCTGGTGGTGCTGCTGGTGCTTCATCACTTCTTTTTGTTTACTCTCTGGATTATGCTCGTACACGTTTGGCTAATGATAACAAGGCTGCTAAAAAGGGTGGTCAGAGGCAGTTTAATGGTTTAGTTGATGTCTACAGGAAGACCATCCAATCTGATGGCATTGCTGGTCTTTACCGAGGGTTCAATATCTCATGTGTTGGAATTATTGTTTACCGTGGACTTTACTTTGGAATGTATGATTCTTTGAAGCCTGTTGTTTTGGTTGGTGGATTGCAG GATAGTTTCTTGGCAAGTTTCTTGCTGGGTTGGGGTATCACAATAGGTGCTGGACTGGCATCTTATCCAATTGATACGGTACGTAGAAGAATGATGATGACTTCTGGAGAAGCAGTGAAATACAAGAGCTCGATGGCAGCATTttctcaaatcatcaagaatGAAGGTGCCAAATCGCTGTTCAAGGGTGCTGGTGCAAACATTCTTCGTGCAGTTGCAGGGGCTGGTGTGCTTGCTGGCTATGACAAGCTGCAAGTCCTTTTCCTTGGGAAGAAATATGGATCTGGTGGCGGCTAA
- the LOC107946172 gene encoding polyadenylate-binding protein-interacting protein 5 isoform X1, translating to MKPEVSSLIPCAASYIPLAKREGSIAKDIKARNESAWFDPSSRSNASLESAIPGIGNHLVALKSDPGHGSLMQNQGEMSGEQIMDEEFDMDLEYLRMMFPGLSNDSVLDVYMANNGDLEATIDMLNQLEMYTVESSDTLPDTLDIGDISEFISSANCGTLKLKNVAGETGASSSGSTESAVTS from the exons ATGAAGCCAGAGGTTTCTTCGTTGATTCCCTGTGCAGCATCATACATACCACTTGCCAAAAGGGAGGGTTCCATAGCTAAAGATATTAAGGCTAGAAATGAGTCTGCTTGGTTTGATCCTTCCTCACGTAGCAATGCTTCACTTGAATCTGCAATCCCTGGCATTGGAAACCACCTGGTTGCACTGAAAAGCGACCCTGGTCATGGTTCTTTGATGCAAAATCAGGGTGAAATGAGTGGCGAGCAGATTATGGATGAGGAATTCGACATGGATTTGGAGTATCTTCGCATGATGTTCCCCGGTTTGTCCAATGACTCTGTTCTGGATGTCTACATGGCTAATAATGGAGACTTAGAAGCCACTATTGACATGCTGAACCAACTTGAG ATGTACACTGTTGAGTCCTCTGACACTCTTCCCGACACATTGGATATCGGTGATATCTCTGAATTTATCTCTTCAGCAAACTGTGGTACTCTTAAACTGAAGAATGTGGCAGGTGAAACCGGCGCGTCTTCATCAGGCTCTACAGAATCAGCTGTTACCTCCTGA
- the LOC107946170 gene encoding switch 2: MSLLRSFKETLKPCCNSSSFSQPSLSQQPPLPSVINQRKPPKSSLSRQLQRLEHDYLPSTHESHFGNPKFSLPQLKKNAHMHGQQDDDDHQEEAEEEEVKEFGRAELSRVQFEDTGPYEPLVLSSDGEFPIIQVPAYINCRLLAHQREGVKFLYMLYKSNHGGILGDDMGLGKTIQTIAFLAAVYGKDEEYGDSRVLKENQIGQKGPVLIICPTSVICNWKCEFSRWAPFNVSLYHGSSCELILEKLQANGVEVLVTSFDTFRIHGNLLSEIKWEIVVVDEAHRLKNEKSKFYSACLEIKTRRRIGLTGTIMQNKIMELFNLFDWAAPGSLGTREHFREFYDEPLKHGQRATAPERFVRVAGERKQHLVAVLHKYMLRRTKEETIGQLMLGKEDNVVFCAMSELQKRVYQRMLQLPDVQCLINKDLPCSCGSPLAQVECCKRIVPKGIIWPYLHRGSPEGCDSCPFCLVLPCLVKLQQISNHLELIKPNPRDEPDKQRKDAEFASAVFGSDIDIVGGNAPSKSFMDLSDTRYCGKMRALEKLMSSWALMGDKILLFSYSVRMLDILEKFLIRKGFCFSRLDGSTPTNMRQSLVDEFNSSPSKQVFLISTRAGGLGLNLVSANRVVIFDPNWNPAQDLQAQDRSFRFGQRRHVVVFRLLAAGSLEELVYSRQVYKQQLSNIAVSGKMEKRYFEGVQDCKEFQGELFGICNLFRDLSDKLFTSEILELHEKQGQQHTEHHSDKQELTSLGSLPTPAEGSETFSSVSKNLHPSDIEIAATDKPVLEDLGILYAHRNEDIVNSRPGIQQKIIVLTGDNNPRIDTNASWKRKTDGEENVVSTRDRKKIQYGRLAQFKGMGVVEFSKWVLSATPSDRESLLRNYKRRKKEA, translated from the exons ATGTCACTACTCCGCTCTTTTAAAGAAACACTAAAACCCTGTTGCAATTCATCCTCATTTTCACAACCTTCCTTATCCCAACAACCACCTCTACCATCTGTAATAAACCAGAGGAAACCCCCCAAATCTTCGCTTTCGCGCCAGCTTCAACGCCTTGAACACGACTATCTCCCTTCTACACATGAGTCCCATTTCGGAAACCCTAAATTCTCCTTGCCccaactcaaaaaaaatgctcATATGCATGGACAACAGGACGACGATGACCACCAAGAAGAGGCTGAGGAGGAAGAAGTAAAAGAATTTGGGAGAGCCGAATTGAGTCGGGTTCAGTTTGAGGATACGGGTCCTTACGAGCCGTTGGTATTGTCTTCCGATGGAGAATTTCCAATTATACAG GTGCCTGCATATATTAACTGTCGGTTGCTTGCCCATCAAAGAGAGGGAGTCAAGTTTTTATACATGTTATACAAGAGCAACCATGGGGGCATTCTTGGTGATGATAT GGGACTTGGCAAGACAATCCAGACAATCGCATTTCTCGCTGCTGTATATGGAAAAGACGAGGAATATGGTGACTCCAGAGTACTGAAGGAAAACCAGATTGGACAGAAAGGACCTGTATTAATAATCTGTCCCACTTCtgtcatctgcaattggaagtgtgAATTCTCCAGATGGGCACCCTTTAATGTCTCTCTTTACCATGGGTCAAGCTGTGAACTCATTCTTGAGAAGCTACAAGCTAATGGAGTTGAAGTTCTGGTTACCAGTTTTGACACATTCAGAATTCATGGAAATCTTTTGTCAGAGATCAAGTGGGAGATTGTGGTCGTTGATGAAGCCCACCGcctgaaaaatgaaaaatcaaaattctATTCAGCATGTTTAGAAATTAAGACTCGCAGACGTATTGGTCTTACAGGAACCATCATGCAGAACAAAATTATGGAACTCTTTAATCTCTTTGACTGGGCTGCTCCTGGATCCTTGGGAACAAGGGAACATTTTCGGGAGTTTTATGATGAACCCCTCAAACATGGCCAGAGGGCAACTGCTCCTGAAAGATTTGTTCGGGTTGCTGGTGAGCGTAAACAGCACCTGGTTGCAGTCCTTCATAAATATATGTTAAGAAGGACGAAAGAGGAGACTATTGGACAACTTATGTTGGGAAAGGAAGATAATGTTGTCTTTTGCGCCATGAGTGAATTGCAAAAACGGGTATATCAGAGAATGTTGCAGCTGCCAGACGTTCAATGTCTTATTAACAAGGACCTGCCTTGTAGCTGTGGAAGCCCTCTTGCTCAAGTAGAATGTTGCAAGAGGATTGTGCCTAAAGGAATTATATGGCCTTACCTTCACAGGGGCAGCCCAGAGGGTTGTGATTCATGCCCTTTCTGCCTTGTCCTTCCTTGCCTTGTCAAGCTGCAACAG ATTAGCAATCACTTGGAGCTTATTAAGCCTAATCCTAGGGATGAACCAgataaacaaagaaaagatgcaGAATTTGCCTCTGCTGTCTTTGGTTCAGATATTGATATAGTGGGAGGGAATGCCCCAAGTAAAAGCTTTATGGATTTAAGTGACACTAGATATTGTGGAAAGATGAGGGCCTTGGAAAAGTTAATGTCCTCATGGGCGTTGATGGGTGACAAAATCCTTCTTTTTAGCTACTCTGTCAG GATGCTTGATATATTGGAGAAGTTTCTTATACGGAAAGGCTTTTGCTTTTCGAGACTTGATGGATCTACTCCTACTAATATGCGCCAATCTCTTGTTGACGAGTTTAACTCAAGTCCAAGCAAACAA GTGTTCCTTATATCAACTCGAGCTGGTGGACTTGGATTGAATCTTGTAAGTGCTAATCGTGTTGTTATATTTGATCCAAATTGGAACCCTGCCCAAGATTTACAGGCCCAGGACAGATCATTTCGTTTTGGACAGAGGCGGCATGTTGTGGTTTTCCGCCTTCTTGCAGCTGGTTCCCTTGAAGAACTTGTATATTCACGTCAGGTGTATAAACAGCAGCTGTCGAACATTGCTGTATCTGGGAAAATGGAAAAAAGATACTTTGAAGGCGTTCAG GACTGCAAGGAATTTCAAGGCGAGCTTTTTGGAATCTGCAATCTGTTTCGCGATCTTTCAGATAAGCTTTTCACAAGTGAAATTCTTGAATTACATGAAAAGCAAGGGCAACAGCACACAGAACACCATAGTGATAAGCAGGAGCTAACCAGTCTAGGCTCCCTTCCAACTCCGGCAGAAGGAAGTGAAACATTTTCTTCAGTGTCCAAGAATTTGCATCCTAGTGATATAGAGATTGCTGCTACTGATAAACCAGTTCTTGAGGACTTAG GTATCTTGTATGCCCATCGTAATGAAGATATTGTCAACAGTAGACCTGGGATACAACAGAAAATAATAGTCCTTACTGGCGATAATAACCCGAGAATAGACACAAATGCTTCATGGAAGAGGAAAACAGATGGGGAGGAAAATGTTGTCTCAACCAGAGACAGGAAAAAGATTCAGTATGGTCGGCTGGCGCAGTTCAAGGGCATGGGAGTGGTTGAGTTTAGTAAGTGGGTACTCTCTGCAACTCCTTCAGATAGGGAGAGTTTGCTTCGGAactacaaaagaagaaaaaaggaggCATGA
- the LOC107946172 gene encoding polyadenylate-binding protein-interacting protein 6 isoform X2, with protein MKPEVSSLIPCAASYIPLAKREGSIAKDIKARNESAWFDPSSRSNASLESAIPGIGNHLVALKSDPGHGSLMQNQGEMSGEQIMDEEFDMDLEYLRMMFPGLSNDSVLDVYMANNGDLEATIDMLNQLEVKPARLHQALQNQLLPPD; from the exons ATGAAGCCAGAGGTTTCTTCGTTGATTCCCTGTGCAGCATCATACATACCACTTGCCAAAAGGGAGGGTTCCATAGCTAAAGATATTAAGGCTAGAAATGAGTCTGCTTGGTTTGATCCTTCCTCACGTAGCAATGCTTCACTTGAATCTGCAATCCCTGGCATTGGAAACCACCTGGTTGCACTGAAAAGCGACCCTGGTCATGGTTCTTTGATGCAAAATCAGGGTGAAATGAGTGGCGAGCAGATTATGGATGAGGAATTCGACATGGATTTGGAGTATCTTCGCATGATGTTCCCCGGTTTGTCCAATGACTCTGTTCTGGATGTCTACATGGCTAATAATGGAGACTTAGAAGCCACTATTGACATGCTGAACCAACTTGAG GTGAAACCGGCGCGTCTTCATCAGGCTCTACAGAATCAGCTGTTACCTCCTGACTGA